A single window of Colletes latitarsis isolate SP2378_abdomen chromosome 11, iyColLati1, whole genome shotgun sequence DNA harbors:
- the LOC143348561 gene encoding transmembrane protein 64 — protein MDILNIEDVETGVRSSKNSTSIQCNCINSNSICYIVVTIATLALLGAIVFVCRDYIKVLLYWIEHQNIWIVAIIFIALFTVVSFPIVIGYLFLIIASGYLFGILRGIMMVVLSANLGIAIAHITLSALSSKLPLGALLQNDTARAILRVISGPQAFKVVLFARLTPIPFGLQNTIFAVSNMGGVQYHLASALGLLPAQIINIYLGSSLRSMQDVLEDRSTAATGYVVFCFQILIGISLMVYVVQKARRELQLALLEADLASMADSSHYLLDTLPDSKIVLTNLIA, from the exons ATGGATATACTTAATATAGAAGATGTGGAAACTGGTGTTCGTTCATCAAAAAATTCTACATCAATACAATGCAACTGCATAAATTCTAATTCGATATGTTACATTGTTGTCACAATTGCTACTCTGGCTCTGTTGGGGGCGATAGTTTTTGTCTGCAGAGACTACATTAAAGTATTACTCTATTGGATCGAACATCAGAATATATGGATAGTCGCAATAATATTTATTGCCTTATTCACAGTGGTTTCGTTTCCAATTGTAATTGGTTATTTATTCCTTATAATCGCTAGTGGTTACCTCTTTGGTATATTAAGAGGTATCATGATGGTGGTATTATCAGCCAATTTAGGAATAGCTATAGCACACATTACACTTAGTGCATTGTCGTCAAAGTTACCACTTGGGGCTCTGTTGCAAAATGACACTGCAAGAGCAATACTCAGAGTTATTTCTGGACCACAGGCTTTCAAAGTTGTGTTGTTCGCAAGATTAACTCCTATTCCTTTTGGTCTCCAAAACACTATTTTTGCA GTGAGCAACATGGGCGGTGTTCAATATCATTTAGCTAGCGCATTAGGTTTACTACCTGCCCAaatcattaatatttatttggGAAGTAGTCTACGGTCTATGCAAGATGTTCTTGAAGATAGATCAACAGCAGCAACTGGTTACGTCGTCTTTTGTTTTCAA ATTCTAATAGGCATTTCGTTAATGGTATATGTTGTCCAGAAGGCGCGAAGAGAACTTCAGTTAGCATTATTAGAAGCTGATTTAGCTTCTATGGCTGACTCCTCCCATTATCTTCTTGATACCTTACCAGATTCTAAAATAGTTTTAACAAATCTAATTGCTTAA